From a single Solanum dulcamara chromosome 4, daSolDulc1.2, whole genome shotgun sequence genomic region:
- the LOC129884409 gene encoding uncharacterized protein LOC129884409 — protein MPKVKRFKNPRKFANGHASSSTTSAALPDASTIPLQAHEVPQQEQAPILLQEEQAPIPPQQAQVPILPSNSSVTSMSRRIYSKYWNVDARCEAQGLLAVYCGSLAVDCNLFPISFERWSGPLGMPKKYMEDCFETILKVSESSAYRYCNASISKKWSTHRQRLWNEYFDPAKSKNEILSNVPPSTMLCRGNKEIQRMQKMSHTGDSKANSRRRYELFLKTGKTHSRGKMFIETHKRRNGSFVNDEARIIGMLGTEHSGRVRCMGMGAAPSNTFLNTKRLSELSISSSSYGASSTNSTYLHQKVAHLESQLEGTLTALKDYMISKDGRVPEEFASLFSPHSQPADAENDHVSPVDIRGSLVDNNTNHQSNA, from the exons ATGCCAAAGGTGAAACGTTTCAAGAATCCACGGAAGTTTGCTAATGGACATGCTTCATCATCAACTACTTCAGCGGCACTCCCAGATGCTTCAACAATTCCCTTGCAAGCTCACGAAGTCCCACAACAAGAACAAGCTCCAATTCTCCTACAAGAAGAACAAGCTCCAATTCCACCGCAACAAGCACAAGTTCCAATTCTGCCTTCTAATTCAAGTGTAACATCTATGAGCCGACgtatatattcaaaatattggAATGTAGATGCAAGAT GTGAAGCACAAGGATTGCTCGCTGTATATTGTGGATCATTGGCTGTTGATTGTAATTTGTTCCCGATTAGTTTTGAGAGGTGGTCAGGGCCATTAGGCATGCCTAAGAAGTACATGGAAGACTGCTTTGAAACAATATTGAAG GTAAGTGAGTCCAGTGCATACAGATATTGCAATGCTAGTATTTCAAAGAAGTGGTCTACACATAGGCAGAGGTTGTGGAATGAATATTTTGACCCAGCCAAAAGCAAAAATGAGATTCTAAGTAATGTGCCACCATCAACAATG CTTTGTAGAGGAAATAAGGAAATTCAGAGGATGCAAAAAATGTCACACACTGGTGATTCAAAAGCTAACTCGAGAAGACGATATGAGTTG TTTCTGAAAACTGGAAAAACTCATAGTCGGGGAAAAATGTTTATTGAAACTCATAAGAGAAGGAATGGATCATTTGTGAATGATGAGGCACGAATTATAGGG ATGTTAGGGACAGAGCACTCCGGGAGAGTAAGATGTATGGGTATGGGAGCAGCTCCTTCAAACACATTCTTGAATACCAAACGACTTAGTGAGCTGAGCATTTCTTCATCTAGCTATGGTGCATCATCCACAAATTCTACCTATTTACATCAAAAGGTCGCGCATTTGGAGTCCCAATTAGAAGGAACCTTGACTGCGCTGAAGGATTACATGATATCAAAGGATGGTAGGGTTCCTGAAGAGTTTGCTAGTTTGTTTTCTCCTCATTCACAG CCTGCTGATGCGGAGAATGACCATGTTTCACCAGTGGATATAAGGGGATCATTGGTCGATAACAACACAAATCACCAATCAAATGCTTAA